From Skermanella sp. TT6, a single genomic window includes:
- a CDS encoding CopD family protein, with protein sequence MVLALVLHSLAAAVWVGGMFFAYMALRPAAGALEPPQRLTLWRGTFDRFFPWVWAAVAALLVSGYAMIFLHFGGFSGAGLHVHVMHGIGLVMMALFAHLFFAPWRRLKAAVDAENWAEGGRNLGQIRRIVGINLILGLVTVAVGASGRYWPM encoded by the coding sequence ATGGTACTCGCACTGGTGTTGCACAGCCTGGCCGCAGCGGTCTGGGTCGGCGGCATGTTCTTCGCCTACATGGCCCTGCGGCCGGCGGCCGGCGCGCTGGAGCCGCCCCAGCGGCTGACCCTGTGGCGGGGGACGTTCGATCGCTTCTTTCCCTGGGTCTGGGCGGCGGTAGCGGCATTGCTGGTCAGCGGCTATGCCATGATCTTCCTGCATTTCGGCGGGTTCTCCGGGGCGGGGCTGCATGTCCACGTCATGCACGGCATCGGGCTGGTCATGATGGCCCTGTTCGCCCACCTGTTCTTCGCGCCCTGGCGGCGCCTCAAGGCGGCGGTCGATGCCGAAAACTGGGCCGAAGGCGGGCGCAACCTCGGCCAGATCCGCCGGATCGTCGGCATCAACCTGATCCTGGGGCTGGTGACCGTGGCGGTCGGGGCCAGCGGGCGGTATTGGCCGATGTGA
- a CDS encoding low molecular weight phosphatase family protein: protein MDDPNSAFDSANVTSVLFACTYNAIRSPMAEALMKHFHGHRIYVDSVGVREGEPDPFVIAVMDEIGIDLSRHRCKTFDFLEDTSFDLVISLSPEAQHRAVEMTRTMACDVEFWNTLDPSMIDGNRETRLSFYRQVRDTLSRQIKTRFPIIGGPTV, encoded by the coding sequence ATGGACGACCCGAACAGCGCGTTCGACAGCGCCAACGTCACCAGCGTGCTGTTCGCCTGCACCTACAATGCGATCCGGTCGCCGATGGCCGAAGCGCTGATGAAGCATTTCCACGGCCATCGCATCTATGTGGATTCGGTCGGCGTGCGCGAGGGCGAGCCCGACCCCTTCGTCATCGCCGTGATGGACGAGATCGGCATCGATCTGTCGCGGCACCGCTGCAAGACCTTCGACTTCCTGGAGGACACCTCGTTCGACCTGGTGATCTCCCTGTCGCCGGAGGCCCAGCACCGGGCCGTCGAGATGACCCGGACCATGGCCTGCGACGTCGAGTTCTGGAACACCCTCGACCCCTCGATGATCGACGGCAACCGCGAGACCCGCCTCAGCTTCTACCGCCAGGTCCGCGACACGCTGAGCCGGCAGATCAAGACCCGTTTCCCGATCATCGGGGGCCCGACGGTCTGA
- a CDS encoding UPF0262 family protein: protein MTESNHRIVHVALDERSVVRRSAEVEHERAVAIFDLLEDNLFRPDECPDSGPYHLHLSMEDNRMLFDIRDTADQDLSKVLLPLTPFRTIVRDYFMICDSYYKAIKKASPSQIEAIDMGRRGLHNEGSELLRERLAGKVQVDHNTARRLFTLICVLHIRG, encoded by the coding sequence GTGACAGAATCCAACCACCGCATCGTTCATGTCGCCCTCGACGAGCGCAGCGTCGTCCGGCGCAGCGCCGAGGTCGAGCACGAACGGGCGGTGGCGATCTTCGACCTGCTCGAGGACAATCTTTTCCGGCCGGACGAATGCCCCGACTCCGGCCCCTATCACCTCCATCTCAGCATGGAGGACAACCGCATGCTGTTCGACATCCGGGATACCGCCGACCAGGACCTGAGCAAGGTCCTGCTGCCGCTGACCCCGTTCCGGACCATCGTGCGCGACTACTTCATGATCTGCGACAGTTATTACAAGGCGATCAAGAAGGCGTCGCCGTCGCAGATCGAGGCGATCGACATGGGACGGCGCGGCCTTCACAACGAAGGGTCCGAGCTGTTGCGCGAACGGCTCGCCGGCAAGGTCCAGGTGGACCACAACACGGCGCGCCGGCTGTTCACCCTGATCTGCGTCCTGCATATCCGCGGGTGA
- the hisD gene encoding histidinol dehydrogenase, with the protein MPLDLDSRDSGFEAAFAGLLGAKRETQEDVQNAVSAILADVRQRGDAAVLDYTARFDRVTLTAGTMRVAPEEVDGAVASIDPGLLDSLEIAAARIEDFHRRQKPEALSYTDGAGVRLGARWTAVGSVGLYVPGGTAAYPSSVLMNALPAKVAGVERVTMVVPTPDGKLNPLVLAAARLAGVDEIYRIGGAQAVGALAYGTETIRPVDKIVGPGNAYVAAAKRQVFGTVGIDMIAGPSEILVVADGANDPAWIAADLLSQAEHDTSAQAILITDDSGFAEAVKRAVDGHLKTLPRAAIAGESWREHGAVIVVSHLDEAVPLVDRLAPEHLELAVADPDALAARIRNAGAIFLGRHTPEAIGDYVAGPNHVLPTARSARFSSGLNLLDFMKRTTLVGCDPGSLGAIGPAAVALAEAEGLGAHALSVSIRLNGAPR; encoded by the coding sequence ATGCCGCTTGACCTTGACAGCCGCGACTCGGGGTTCGAGGCGGCCTTCGCCGGCCTGCTGGGCGCGAAGCGGGAAACCCAGGAGGACGTCCAGAACGCCGTCTCCGCGATCCTGGCCGACGTACGCCAGCGCGGCGATGCGGCCGTGCTGGATTATACCGCCCGGTTCGACCGCGTCACGCTGACGGCCGGCACCATGCGCGTCGCACCGGAAGAGGTCGACGGGGCGGTCGCCTCCATCGATCCCGGCCTGCTGGACAGCCTCGAGATCGCCGCCGCCAGGATCGAGGATTTCCACCGGCGGCAGAAGCCCGAAGCCCTGTCCTACACGGACGGGGCCGGCGTCCGCCTCGGCGCCCGCTGGACCGCGGTGGGATCGGTCGGCCTCTATGTACCCGGCGGCACCGCGGCCTATCCCAGCTCGGTGCTGATGAACGCGCTGCCGGCCAAGGTCGCGGGCGTGGAACGGGTCACCATGGTCGTGCCGACGCCCGACGGGAAGCTCAACCCGCTGGTGCTGGCGGCCGCCCGGCTCGCCGGCGTGGACGAGATCTACCGGATCGGCGGCGCCCAGGCGGTCGGCGCGCTGGCCTACGGGACGGAGACCATCCGCCCGGTGGACAAGATCGTCGGGCCCGGCAACGCCTACGTCGCGGCCGCCAAGCGGCAGGTCTTCGGCACCGTCGGCATCGACATGATCGCCGGCCCGTCGGAGATCCTGGTGGTGGCCGACGGCGCCAACGATCCCGCCTGGATCGCCGCCGACCTGCTGTCCCAGGCGGAGCACGATACCAGCGCCCAGGCGATCCTGATCACCGACGACTCCGGTTTCGCCGAAGCCGTCAAGCGGGCGGTGGACGGTCACCTGAAGACGCTGCCGCGCGCAGCCATCGCGGGCGAGAGCTGGCGCGAGCACGGCGCGGTCATCGTGGTTTCGCACCTCGACGAGGCGGTGCCGCTGGTCGACCGCCTAGCGCCGGAGCACCTGGAACTGGCGGTGGCCGACCCGGACGCGCTGGCCGCCCGCATCCGCAACGCCGGCGCCATCTTCCTCGGCCGGCACACGCCCGAAGCCATCGGCGACTATGTCGCAGGGCCGAACCACGTGCTGCCGACGGCGCGGAGCGCCCGGTTCTCGTCCGGTCTCAACCTGCTCGACTTCATGAAGCGCACGACCCTGGTCGGGTGCGACCCGGGCAGCCTCGGCGCCATCGGACCCGCCGCCGTGGCGCTGGCCGAAGCCGAGGGACTCGGCGCGCACGCGCTTTCCGTGTCGATCCGACTGAATGGAGCCCCCCGGTGA
- the hisG gene encoding ATP phosphoribosyltransferase, whose amino-acid sequence MPIPSIPANEPLVLALPKGRILQEVRPMLDRVGIVPEPAFDDENSRQLRFATSLPHISIIRVRSFDVATFVAFGAAHLGVAGNDVLMEFDYPEIYAPLDLGIGKCRLSVAEPEEMVEGDDPARWSHIRVATKYPEITRRHFAARGVQAECIKLNGAMELAPTLGLCRRIVDLVSSGSTLRANGLVEIERIAEITSRLVVNRAAYKTRPEEIGGWIDSFRDAVDAA is encoded by the coding sequence TTGCCAATCCCGTCAATACCGGCGAACGAACCGCTGGTCCTGGCCTTGCCGAAGGGGCGCATCCTGCAGGAGGTCCGGCCCATGCTGGACCGCGTCGGGATCGTGCCGGAACCGGCTTTCGACGACGAGAACAGCCGCCAGCTCCGGTTCGCCACCAGCCTTCCGCATATCAGCATCATCCGGGTCCGCTCCTTCGACGTCGCGACCTTCGTCGCGTTCGGGGCCGCCCATCTCGGCGTCGCCGGCAACGACGTGCTGATGGAGTTCGATTATCCGGAGATCTACGCCCCGCTCGACCTCGGGATCGGCAAGTGCCGGCTCAGCGTCGCGGAACCCGAGGAGATGGTGGAAGGCGACGATCCGGCGCGCTGGAGCCATATCCGGGTGGCGACCAAGTATCCCGAGATCACCCGGCGACATTTCGCCGCGCGCGGCGTCCAGGCCGAATGCATCAAGCTGAACGGGGCCATGGAACTGGCGCCGACGCTGGGCCTGTGCCGCCGGATCGTCGACCTCGTGTCCAGCGGCTCGACCCTGCGTGCCAACGGCCTTGTGGAGATCGAGAGGATCGCAGAGATTACGTCGCGCCTGGTCGTCAACCGGGCCGCCTACAAGACCCGGCCGGAGGAGATCGGCGGCTGGATCGACAGTTTCAGGGATGCCGTTGATGCCGCTTGA
- a CDS encoding UDP-glucuronic acid decarboxylase family protein, translated as MYGRKRVLVTGGAGFLGSFLCERLLGEGCEVICVDNYFTGSRENIVHLLDNPYFEVIRHDITFPLYVEVDEIYNLACPASPIHYQFDPVQTVKTSVHGAINILGLAKRVKAKVFQASTSEVYGDPSIHPQTEGYWGNVNPIGPRACYDEGKRCAETLFFDYHRQYRLNIRVARIFNTYGPRMHPQDGRVVSNFIVQALRGEPVTLYGDGSQTRSFCYVEDLIEGFVRLMAAPDDVIGPINLGNPGEFTIRQLAELVIDMTGSKSEMVFKPLPQDDPTQRRPDISRAKEKLDWEPTVPLKEGLARTIAYFERKLPEWEG; from the coding sequence ATGTATGGACGTAAACGGGTGCTGGTCACCGGTGGCGCCGGGTTCCTCGGGTCATTCCTGTGCGAGCGGCTGCTTGGCGAAGGATGCGAAGTCATATGCGTCGACAATTACTTCACGGGATCGCGCGAGAATATCGTCCACCTGCTGGACAATCCCTATTTCGAAGTGATCCGCCACGACATCACCTTCCCGCTCTATGTGGAAGTGGACGAGATCTATAATCTGGCGTGCCCCGCATCGCCGATCCATTACCAGTTCGACCCGGTCCAGACCGTCAAGACCAGCGTGCACGGGGCGATCAACATACTGGGACTGGCCAAGAGGGTGAAGGCCAAGGTCTTCCAGGCCTCGACCAGCGAAGTCTACGGCGACCCGTCGATCCATCCGCAGACCGAGGGATACTGGGGCAACGTAAACCCGATCGGCCCGCGCGCCTGCTACGACGAGGGGAAGCGCTGCGCCGAGACGCTGTTCTTCGACTATCACCGCCAGTACCGGCTGAACATCCGGGTCGCCCGGATCTTCAACACCTATGGGCCGCGCATGCATCCGCAGGACGGCCGCGTGGTGTCCAACTTCATCGTGCAGGCCCTGCGGGGCGAGCCGGTGACGCTCTACGGCGACGGCAGCCAGACGCGGTCCTTCTGCTACGTGGAAGACCTGATCGAGGGCTTCGTCCGCCTGATGGCGGCGCCCGACGACGTTATCGGACCGATCAACCTGGGCAATCCGGGGGAATTCACCATCCGGCAGCTCGCGGAACTGGTGATCGACATGACCGGGTCGAAATCCGAGATGGTCTTCAAGCCCCTGCCCCAGGACGACCCGACGCAACGCCGGCCGGACATTTCCCGCGCGAAGGAAAAGCTGGATTGGGAGCCGACGGTCCCGCTGAAGGAAGGCTTGGCGCGGACGATCGCCTATTTCGAGCGGAAACTGCCGGAATGGGAGGGCTGA
- the ptsN gene encoding PTS IIA-like nitrogen regulatory protein PtsN, whose product MIDLITPQSIIANLRAGSKKQALQELAKKAAELTGQHERAIFDVLLERERLGTTGVGHGIAIPHGKLANLDRVHGVFARLERPVDFDAIDDQPVDLMFLLLAPEAAGADHLKALARVSRLLRDGTMCDKLRGSDSAEAIYALLTQGEASHAA is encoded by the coding sequence ATGATTGATCTGATCACGCCCCAGAGCATCATCGCCAACCTGCGCGCCGGCAGCAAGAAGCAGGCGTTGCAGGAGCTGGCGAAGAAGGCGGCGGAACTGACCGGGCAGCACGAACGCGCGATCTTCGACGTGCTGCTCGAACGGGAAAGGCTCGGCACGACGGGCGTGGGGCATGGCATCGCCATTCCGCACGGCAAGCTTGCCAACCTGGACCGTGTCCATGGAGTCTTCGCCCGGCTCGAAAGACCGGTCGATTTCGACGCCATCGACGACCAGCCCGTCGACCTGATGTTTCTGCTGCTGGCGCCGGAAGCGGCGGGCGCGGACCACCTCAAGGCCCTGGCCCGGGTGTCCCGCCTGCTCCGCGACGGAACGATGTGCGACAAGCTGCGCGGCTCCGACAGTGCGGAAGCCATCTATGCGCTGCTGACCCAGGGCGAGGCGAGTCACGCCGCCTGA
- the hpf gene encoding ribosome hibernation-promoting factor, HPF/YfiA family has translation MHLSVKGKQLDVGDALRTHVDESLTAIVGKYFGRPIEANVVFSREAHLFKADISVHVGRNILLQSNGEANEPYPAFDTAADKIAKRLRRYKRRLKDHHKHGDNVEGADGAVALAPLPASQYILEAEPDEAHIDGYDEDTHDAAPSPQDGHDGHPQPVVIAEMTTAIDTLTVSEAVMRMDLAELPALMFRNRAHGGLNMIYRRQDGNVGWIDPKGTEGADA, from the coding sequence ATGCACCTATCCGTCAAAGGCAAACAGCTTGACGTCGGGGACGCGCTGCGAACCCACGTCGATGAGAGCCTAACCGCCATCGTAGGCAAGTATTTCGGCCGTCCGATCGAGGCCAACGTGGTCTTCTCGCGCGAGGCCCACCTGTTCAAAGCCGATATTTCGGTGCATGTCGGCCGCAATATCCTGCTGCAGAGCAACGGCGAGGCCAACGAGCCCTATCCCGCCTTCGATACCGCCGCCGACAAGATCGCCAAGCGCCTTCGCCGCTACAAGCGCCGCCTGAAGGACCACCACAAGCATGGCGACAACGTCGAGGGAGCGGACGGCGCCGTAGCATTGGCCCCGCTCCCCGCGAGCCAGTACATCCTGGAAGCGGAGCCCGACGAAGCCCATATCGACGGGTATGACGAAGACACCCATGACGCAGCGCCCTCGCCGCAGGACGGCCACGACGGGCATCCCCAGCCCGTGGTCATCGCCGAGATGACCACCGCCATCGACACGCTCACGGTCAGCGAGGCCGTCATGCGCATGGACCTGGCCGAACTTCCGGCCCTGATGTTTCGCAACCGCGCCCATGGCGGCCTGAACATGATCTACCGCCGGCAAGACGGGAACGTCGGCTGGATCGATCCCAAAGGCACTGAGGGAGCCGACGCCTGA
- the rpoN gene encoding RNA polymerase factor sigma-54 produces MALTQRLDLRQTQSLVMTPQLQQAIKLLQLSNMELSDYVDREIEQNPLLERDEAEFGDGGVQANGDGAGAQGGAGEGPREGGIDQAELAPAVDGADQRQLDTHELTTSDHMAGGSDAPLDTDFENVWTNGSAADGGFDGTEAFGDWSSKGGSGSFEDGEYNLEQTLSGETSLRDHLIGQLNVDIADPVDRLIGLALIDMLDAAGYVTGDLDALAEQLNCELSRIEAVLRRVQRFDPPGVFARSLKECLEIQLRERNRLDPAIQAMLDNLELLAARNVPALLKVCGVDAEDLSDMVAEIRTLDPKPALRFDHQVVQTVTPDILMRLQPGGGWLIELNTETLPRVLINQRYFAQVSGEVRNKAEKEYISERFNSANWLVKSLHQRANTILKVATEIVRQQDLFFVKGVQYLRPLILRDIAEAIGMHESTVSRVTTNKFMATPRGVFELKYFFTSSINGAGGEAAHSAEAVRFRIKALIDGEPPEGILSDDRIVEILKSDGIEIARRTVAKYREAMRIPSSVQRRREKSMRL; encoded by the coding sequence ATGGCGCTTACACAACGTCTCGATCTCAGACAGACCCAGTCACTCGTCATGACTCCGCAGCTGCAGCAGGCGATCAAGCTGCTGCAGCTCTCCAACATGGAGCTTTCGGATTACGTCGACCGGGAGATCGAGCAGAACCCCCTGCTGGAACGCGACGAGGCGGAGTTCGGCGACGGCGGCGTCCAGGCCAACGGCGACGGCGCCGGGGCGCAGGGCGGGGCGGGCGAGGGGCCCCGCGAAGGCGGCATCGACCAGGCGGAGCTCGCGCCGGCCGTCGACGGCGCCGACCAGAGACAGCTCGATACCCATGAGCTGACCACGTCCGACCACATGGCCGGCGGCTCGGACGCGCCGCTCGACACCGATTTCGAGAATGTCTGGACCAACGGCAGCGCCGCCGACGGCGGCTTCGACGGGACCGAGGCTTTCGGCGACTGGTCGTCGAAGGGCGGCAGCGGCAGCTTCGAGGACGGCGAATACAATCTCGAGCAGACGCTGAGCGGCGAGACCAGCCTGCGCGACCACCTGATCGGCCAGCTCAACGTCGATATCGCCGATCCGGTGGACCGGCTGATCGGGCTGGCCCTGATCGACATGCTCGACGCCGCCGGCTATGTGACGGGCGACCTGGACGCCCTGGCCGAGCAGTTGAACTGCGAGCTCTCCCGGATCGAGGCGGTCCTGCGGCGGGTGCAGCGCTTCGACCCGCCCGGCGTCTTCGCCCGCAGCCTGAAGGAATGCCTGGAGATCCAGCTGCGCGAGCGCAATCGCCTCGATCCGGCGATACAGGCGATGCTGGACAACCTGGAGCTGCTGGCGGCCCGCAACGTCCCGGCGCTGCTCAAGGTCTGCGGCGTCGATGCCGAGGACCTGTCCGACATGGTGGCGGAGATCCGGACGCTCGATCCCAAGCCGGCCCTGCGTTTCGACCATCAGGTGGTGCAGACGGTCACCCCGGACATCCTGATGCGGCTGCAGCCGGGCGGCGGCTGGTTGATAGAGTTGAACACGGAAACCCTGCCGCGGGTGCTGATCAACCAGCGCTACTTCGCGCAGGTCAGCGGCGAGGTCCGCAACAAGGCCGAGAAGGAGTATATTTCCGAGCGGTTCAATTCCGCCAACTGGCTGGTGAAGTCCCTGCACCAGCGGGCCAACACGATCCTGAAGGTCGCGACCGAAATCGTCCGCCAGCAGGACCTGTTCTTCGTCAAGGGCGTGCAGTATCTGCGGCCCCTGATCCTGCGCGACATCGCGGAGGCGATCGGCATGCACGAGTCGACCGTCAGCCGTGTCACGACCAACAAGTTCATGGCGACTCCGCGCGGCGTGTTCGAGTTGAAGTACTTCTTCACCTCCTCGATCAACGGCGCCGGGGGAGAGGCCGCCCACTCGGCGGAGGCGGTGCGCTTCCGGATCAAGGCTCTCATCGACGGAGAGCCCCCGGAAGGCATCCTTTCCGACGACCGGATCGTCGAGATTCTCAAATCGGATGGGATCGAGATTGCGCGCCGCACGGTGGCAAAGTATCGTGAGGCCATGCGGATCCCGTCATCGGTCCAGCGCCGCCGCGAAAAGTCCATGAGACTGTGA
- the lptB gene encoding LPS export ABC transporter ATP-binding protein, whose translation MVADNQGLRASNLGKHYKKRPVLRDVSVTVQRGEAVGLLGPNGAGKTTCFYIITGLISPDYGTISLDGQDITTLPMYRRARLGIGYLPQEASIFRGLSVENNIRAVLEVVESDREARETMLDELLAEFSISHLRRTPALALSGGERRRVEIARALASQPHFILLDEPLAGIDPIAVNDIRELVTHLRDRGIGVLITDHNVRETLDIVDRAYILHDGMVLMEGEPSEIVAHKDVRRVYLGERFSL comes from the coding sequence CTGGTCGCCGACAACCAGGGGCTGAGGGCGAGCAATCTGGGAAAGCATTACAAGAAGCGGCCGGTCCTGCGCGACGTCAGCGTCACGGTCCAGCGCGGCGAGGCCGTGGGGCTGCTGGGGCCGAACGGCGCCGGCAAGACGACCTGCTTCTACATCATCACCGGCCTCATCTCGCCCGATTACGGCACCATCAGCCTGGACGGGCAGGACATCACGACCCTGCCCATGTACCGGCGGGCGCGCCTGGGCATCGGCTACCTGCCGCAGGAAGCGTCGATCTTCCGGGGATTGTCGGTGGAGAACAATATCCGCGCCGTGCTGGAAGTGGTCGAGTCGGACCGCGAAGCGCGCGAAACCATGCTCGACGAGCTGCTGGCGGAGTTCTCGATCTCCCACCTGCGCCGCACGCCGGCCCTGGCGCTGTCCGGCGGCGAACGCCGCCGCGTCGAGATCGCCCGCGCGCTCGCGTCCCAGCCGCATTTCATCCTGCTGGACGAGCCGCTGGCCGGAATCGACCCGATCGCGGTCAACGACATCCGCGAACTGGTGACCCATCTGCGCGACCGGGGTATCGGGGTACTCATAACTGATCACAATGTAAGAGAAACGCTCGACATCGTCGATCGGGCATACATTTTGCACGACGGTATGGTACTGATGGAGGGCGAGCCGTCGGAGATCGTGGCGCACAAGGATGTGCGCAGGGTCTATCTCGGCGAAAGGTTCAGCCTCTAA
- a CDS encoding LptA/OstA family protein, translating into MNTWFRKLVLASGVLASAAFLGTLAATPALAQGVGGTGGDGLPIAVDADQAIEWHQEQKAYVARGNAVAKRGDVTIEGDTLVAYYRDIPSGGTEIFRLAADGKVHIFSPEQNVYGDRAVYDVDKQVAVVTGSDLRLVTPTDVVTARDSLEYWEAQKLAVARGDAVAVREASRVRADVLVGLFAEGPDGALEMTRIDAQGNVVITTPTDVARGREGVYNLKTNIATLTGDVRLTRGDNHLNGQTAEVNMNTGVSRLLGTGNRTGERVRGLFVPGQQPGGAQPAQPAPAQPGPAQPGSGGTGN; encoded by the coding sequence ATGAACACGTGGTTTCGCAAATTGGTCCTTGCTTCGGGGGTCCTTGCTTCGGCGGCGTTCCTCGGCACCTTGGCGGCGACTCCGGCCCTGGCGCAGGGGGTGGGCGGCACGGGCGGGGACGGGCTCCCCATCGCGGTCGACGCCGATCAGGCCATCGAGTGGCACCAGGAACAGAAGGCCTATGTTGCCCGCGGCAACGCGGTCGCGAAACGCGGCGACGTCACCATCGAGGGCGACACGCTGGTGGCCTATTACCGCGACATCCCGTCCGGCGGGACCGAGATCTTCCGGCTGGCGGCCGACGGCAAGGTCCACATCTTCTCGCCGGAGCAGAACGTCTACGGCGACCGCGCCGTCTACGACGTGGACAAGCAGGTCGCGGTGGTCACCGGGTCCGACCTCAGGCTCGTCACCCCGACCGACGTGGTGACCGCCCGGGACAGCCTGGAATACTGGGAGGCGCAGAAGCTCGCCGTCGCCCGCGGCGACGCCGTGGCGGTGCGCGAGGCCAGCCGGGTGCGGGCCGACGTCCTGGTCGGGCTGTTCGCCGAAGGACCCGACGGGGCGCTGGAAATGACCCGCATCGACGCCCAGGGGAATGTCGTGATTACCACTCCCACCGATGTGGCGCGGGGACGGGAGGGCGTCTATAACCTCAAGACCAACATAGCGACCCTGACCGGTGACGTGCGCCTGACCCGGGGCGACAACCACCTGAACGGCCAGACCGCCGAGGTGAACATGAACACGGGAGTGAGCCGCCTGCTCGGCACCGGGAACCGCACCGGCGAACGCGTCCGCGGCCTGTTCGTCCCCGGCCAGCAGCCGGGCGGCGCCCAGCCCGCGCAACCCGCGCCCGCCCAGCCAGGACCCGCCCAACCAGGATCCGGAGGCACCGGCAATTGA
- the lptC gene encoding LPS export ABC transporter periplasmic protein LptC, with translation MAARMRRIGRAGGAYSFFVRFMKVVLPLLAFGLIALLAAWPRIQGVEQSAQRRDSGELEMMRALYVGTDSQNRPFSVTADRAVQSTSEPGVLDLVRPQAELTLQDGTWVALKADRGRYNDQTGKLLLLGNANLFHDRGYEFKTDEAHVDVNAGNAWGDLPVTGQGPFGELFAQGFRLFDSGQTIVFTGHARLNLAPGLSGSSALPGAGASSAEPPATESPAAAFPVTGAADPAIPDAPPRVAERAPQEQSIPEQVER, from the coding sequence ATGGCGGCGCGCATGCGCCGGATCGGCCGGGCCGGGGGCGCCTATTCCTTCTTCGTCAGGTTCATGAAGGTGGTGCTGCCGCTGCTCGCCTTCGGCCTGATCGCCCTGCTGGCGGCGTGGCCCCGCATCCAGGGCGTCGAGCAGTCGGCCCAGCGGCGCGATTCCGGCGAGCTCGAGATGATGCGGGCGCTCTATGTCGGGACCGACAGCCAGAACCGGCCGTTCTCGGTGACCGCCGACCGGGCGGTGCAGTCGACCAGCGAGCCCGGCGTGCTCGACCTCGTGCGGCCCCAGGCGGAACTGACCCTCCAGGACGGCACCTGGGTCGCGCTGAAGGCGGACCGGGGGCGTTACAACGACCAGACCGGCAAGCTCCTGCTGCTGGGCAACGCCAACCTGTTCCACGACAGGGGCTACGAGTTCAAGACGGACGAGGCCCATGTCGACGTCAATGCCGGGAACGCCTGGGGCGACCTGCCGGTGACCGGCCAGGGACCGTTCGGCGAACTGTTCGCCCAAGGCTTCCGGCTGTTCGACAGCGGCCAGACCATCGTCTTCACGGGCCATGCGCGGCTCAACCTGGCGCCCGGCCTGTCCGGTTCCAGCGCGCTTCCCGGCGCGGGCGCTTCTTCAGCCGAACCCCCGGCCACCGAATCTCCGGCCGCCGCTTTCCCGGTTACCGGGGCGGCCGACCCGGCCATCCCCGATGCGCCGCCCCGCGTCGCCGAGCGGGCGCCCCAAGAACAGTCCATACCGGAGCAGGTCGAGCGATGA
- a CDS encoding KpsF/GutQ family sugar-phosphate isomerase: protein MLLDGDIAVAGRVLRLEAEALIDLAAGLDAGFGRAVGLLGRITGRVVVTGMGKSGHVARKIAATLASTGTPALWVHPGEASHGDLGMIGKDDAVIALSNSGDTAELADIVAYAKRFRIPLIGITRRAHSSLAEQSDVALILPSSPEACPLGLAPTTSTTMMMALGDALAVALLERRGFSAADFKVFHPGGQLGRQLLRVTELMHREAELPLAPLDIRVCDAILVMTAKSFGCVGLTGPDGRLAGIITDGDLRRHMNPDLLGRPAASVMTADPKTIRPSALAGEALGIMNAMAITSLFVTDDGRPVGIIHIHDCLRAGVA, encoded by the coding sequence ATGTTGCTCGACGGCGACATCGCGGTGGCCGGGCGGGTCCTTCGCCTGGAGGCGGAGGCGTTGATCGACCTCGCGGCGGGCCTGGACGCCGGCTTCGGCCGCGCGGTCGGGCTGCTCGGGCGCATCACCGGCCGCGTCGTGGTCACCGGCATGGGCAAGAGCGGGCATGTGGCGCGCAAGATCGCGGCGACGCTCGCCTCCACGGGGACGCCGGCGCTGTGGGTCCACCCCGGCGAGGCGAGCCACGGCGACCTGGGAATGATCGGGAAGGACGACGCGGTGATCGCGCTGTCCAACTCGGGCGACACCGCGGAACTGGCGGACATCGTCGCCTACGCCAAGCGGTTCCGCATCCCGCTGATCGGCATCACCCGGCGGGCGCACTCGTCGCTGGCCGAGCAGTCCGACGTGGCGCTGATCCTGCCGTCCAGCCCGGAGGCCTGTCCCCTCGGCCTGGCCCCGACCACCTCGACCACCATGATGATGGCGCTCGGCGACGCCCTGGCCGTGGCCCTGCTGGAGCGCCGCGGCTTTTCCGCCGCCGACTTCAAGGTGTTCCATCCCGGCGGCCAGCTCGGCCGGCAGCTGCTGCGCGTCACCGAACTGATGCACAGGGAGGCGGAACTGCCGCTGGCGCCGCTCGACATCCGGGTCTGCGACGCGATCCTGGTGATGACCGCCAAGAGCTTCGGCTGCGTCGGCCTGACCGGCCCGGACGGACGGCTGGCCGGGATCATCACCGACGGCGACCTGCGGCGCCACATGAACCCCGACCTGCTGGGCCGTCCCGCCGCCTCCGTCATGACCGCCGATCCCAAGACGATCAGGCCGTCGGCGCTCGCCGGGGAGGCGCTGGGCATCATGAACGCCATGGCGATCACCAGCCTGTTCGTCACCGACGACGGGCGGCCGGTCGGCATCATCCACATCCATGATTGCCTTCGGGCCGGTGTGGCCTGA